A window of the Lactuca sativa cultivar Salinas chromosome 5, Lsat_Salinas_v11, whole genome shotgun sequence genome harbors these coding sequences:
- the LOC111897591 gene encoding lysine-specific demethylase JMJ26 isoform X1, translated as MATTITKNENVVKVKAEGDGVEEQNEVSKSEAELKEGVQKKRGRKRGRKVNNGNTCNAIKSQEKSYKPRGRPKQAVTMKEEMTTTMFSEEAMVDAETALATPDRVGNDTSEAINSKEGTNENGGNLIKVEPNTCHQCQNNHKRRVVRCQRCTRRRYCVPCIKKWYPNMTEEMFAECCPVCQGNCNSINCLRNVYNKVKEKIDFKPNDDQKVRYSIYILHVLFPFLKHVNEQHMKEIAIESRIQGSSISEVQLKKVECSLDKQMHCDCCKTSIFDLHRSCPSCHYNLCLQCCWELRDGNPQGNNEEVIIEHKDPGPEYLHGIPKGFRKAWKKTCYVEKAASDPAPKEKQTHDWNSLVDGRILCPPKSMGGCGRGILELMHIKPLDTVSKLLEKAQELLKTHKLEEDMRDMPEKWCTCSSDAGDQQLRKAASREDSSDNYLYCPRAIDIQHGDLKHFQWHWSKGEPVIVSNVLETTLGLSWEPMVMWRAFRWASNSKENKLSDEAAINCLDWCEVDVNLQKFFTWYTDGIYDTEGWPQILKLKDWPPSNSFEERFPRHGVEFISCLPFKEYTHPRDGYLNLAVKLPEKSCKPDMGPKTYIAYGVHQELGRGDSVTKLHCHKSDVVNVLTHTATVTLDSEHCKRINVLKKLHKAQDQKELYVDNMKDATSKQVVGLKKQEGDKTTRKQSDQYLLKEESCEGVEFNIDKKDMKRKDSMKRVEGPDGNKRKKKKGRKQVVSSDSEEVDKQDDISGSCVDGFDLGDGGALWDIFRREDTPKLQEYLKKHFTEFRHAFCLPLQQVIHPIHDQTFYLTMEHKRKLKEEFGIEPWSFVQKLGDAVFIPAGCAHQVRNLKSCIKVALDFVSPENVGECIRLTEDFRLLPKNHKAKEDKLEVKKMALYAVEAAVKDLEKLVPKNSDNLENYQVEVPVTENLQTLQKDVGLQIDLEYEENESGGNGIIKTSRTSEEGDCSGSLACKNACEKKKKGKGKGKGKDKESSQSCSSLDEFVAQLGAIRVTRDNEVELMKKRLDFDQKRDLKKEEWKTIEMHHMHLNTLFAKNHLLPEDEHIKRHLLAMLYGL; from the exons ATGGCGACAACGATTACGAAGAACGAGAATGTTGTTAAGGTTAAAGCCGAAGGTGACGGAGTTGAAGAACAAAATGAGGTTTCTAAATCTGAAGCAGAGCTGAAGGAGGGTGTTCAGAAGAAGAGAGGTAGGAAAAGAGGTCGGAAAGTGAACAATGGGAACACTTGTAATGCTATTAAATCTCAAGAGAAGAGTTATAAACCGCGTGGTCGTCCGAAACAGGCTGTTACTATGAAGGAAGAAATGACGACGACGATGTTCTCAGAAGAAGCTATGGTTGATGCTGAAACTGCTCTTGCTACTCCTGATCGAGTGGGAAACGACACCAGCGAAGCAATAAACAGCAAAGAGGGCACAAACGAGAATGGA GGAAACCTAATTAAAGTAGAGCCAAACACGTGCCATCAATGCCAAAATAACCATAAGCGAAGAGTTGTTCGGTGCCAGCGATGCACTAGAAGGCGTTACTGTGTGCCTTGCATTAAAAAATG GTACCCTAACATGACAGAGGAAATGTTTGCTGAGTGTTGCCCTGTTTGCCAAGGCAACTGCAACTCTATAAATTGCTTGCGAAATGTGTACAATAAA GTCAAAGAGAAGATTGATTTCAAACCTAATGATGATCAGAAAGTTCGATATTCTATTTACATCCTACATGTGCTTTTTCCGTTCTTGAAGCATGTAAATGAGCAGCACATGAAAGAGATAGCAATAGAGTCTAGAATTCAAG GATCTTCTATATCAGAGGTACAGTTGAAGAAGGTAGAGTGCAGCTTGGATAAGCAAATGCACTG TGACTGCTGTAAAACATCAATTTTTGACTTGCATAGAAGCTGCCCTTCTTGTCATTATAACCTTTGCCTTCAATGTTGCTGGGAGTTGCGAGATGGCAACCCTCAAGGAAACAATGAAGAAGTTATCATTGAACATAAAGATCCAGGGCCTGAGTACTTACATGGCATCCCTAAGGGATTCAGGAAAGCATGGAAAAAGACATGTTATGTTGAGAAGGCTGCTTCAGATCCTGCACCAAAGGAAAAGCAAACTCATGACTGGAATTCTTTGGTTGATGGCAGAATTCTCTGCCCTCCAAAAAGTATGGGTGGTTGTGGTCGTGGAATTTTAGAGTTGATGCACATAAAGCCACTTGATACTGTTTCAAAATTGCTGGAGAAAGCACAAGAGCTCTTAAAGACGCACAAACTGGAGGAAGATATGAGGGATATGCCTGAGAAATGGTGCACATGTTCTTCAGATGCTGGTGATCAGCAGTTACGAAAAGCTGCATCTCGTGAAGATTCCAGTGACAATTACTTGTATTGCCCACGTGCTATTGACATTCAACATGGAGATTTGAAGCATTTTCAGTGGCATTGGTCAAAAGGGGAGCCAGTAATAGTGAGTAATGTTCTAGAAACAACACTTGGGTTGAGCTGGGAACCCATGGTCATGTGGCGTGCTTTTCGCTGGGCTTCAAATTCCAAAGAAAACAAGCTCTCAGATGAGGCTGCTATTAACTGTTTGGATTGGTGTGAG GTTGATGTTAATCTTCAAAAGTTTTTTACTTGGTATACGGACGGTATATATGACACTGAAGGGTGGCCTCAGATCCTAAAGCTGAAAGACTGGCCTCCATCAAATTCATTTGAAGAACGGTTCCCACGTCATGGTGTTGAGTTTATCTCTTGCTTACCCTTTAAAGAGTACACACATCCACGTGATGGATACCTTAATCTTGCAGTGAAGCTGCCTGAAAAATCTTGTAAGCCAGACATGGGTCCTAAAACATATATAGCTTATGGTGTTCATCAAGAATTGGGACGTGGGGACTCTGTAACTAAACTTCATTGTCACAAGTCTGATGTG GTGAATGTGCTGACTCATACTGCAACTGTGACCCTCGACTCTGAACATTGTAAAAggataaatgtattgaaaaagcTGCACAAGGCTCAGGATCAGAAGGAACTTTATGTTGATAACATGAAAGATGCTACTTCCAAGCAAGTTGTTGGGTTGAAGAAACAAGAAGGGGATAAAACTACTCGTAAGCAATCAGACCAATATTTATTGAAGGAGGAAAGTTGTGAAGGTGTTGAGTTTAACATTGATAAAAAGGATATGAAGAGAAAAGATTCAATGAAAAGAGTTGAGGGACCAGATGGAAATAAACGAAAGAAAAAGAAGGGCAGGAAACAAGTGGTATCTTCTGATAGTGAAGAAGTTGATAAGCAGGATGATATTTCAGGTAGTTGTGTGGATGGATTTGATTTGGGAGATGGAGGTGCTCTGTGGGACATATTTAGGAGGGAAGATACTCCTAAACTCCAGGAATATCTCAAAAAACACTTTACAGAGTTTAGACATGCCTTTTGTCTTCCACTGCAGCAG GTTATCCACCCAATTCATGATCAAACATTTTACTTAACCATGGAACATAAACGGAAGCTCAAGGAAGAGTTTG GAATTGAACCATGGAGCTTTGTCCAAAAGCTTGGAGATGCTGTCTTTATACCTGCTGGATGTGCCCATCAAGTTAGAAATTTAAAG TCATGTATAAAAGTTGCATTGGACTTTGTATCTCCTGAAAACGTTGGTGAATGCATCCGCTTGACAGAAGATTTCCGCCTTCTCCCCAAAAATCATAAGGCAAAAGAAGATAAGTTGGAG GTGAAGAAAATGGCACTTTATGCAGTGGAGGCAGCTGTGAAGGACTTGGAAAAACTTGTTCCAAA GAACTCTGATAATCTTGAAAACTACCAAGTTGAAGTTCCAGTCACTGAAAATCTCCAAACCTTGCAAAAGGATGTGGGCTTACAAATAGATCTTGAATATGAAGAAAATGAAAGTGGTGGCAATGGCATCATAAAAACATCAAGGACTAGTGAAGAAGGGGACTGTAGTGGTAGCTTAGCATGTAAAAATGCAtgtgaaaagaaaaagaaagggaaaggaaaaggaaaaggaaaagataAGGAATCATCACAGTCTTGTTCATCTCTTGATGAATTTGTTGCACAGCTTGGTGCAATTAGGGTTACCAGAGACAATGAAGTTGAGCTCATGAAAAAAagacttgactttgaccaaaaaaGGGACCTCAAAAAGGAAGAATGGAAGACTATTGAGATGCATCACATGCATCTCAACACACTGTTTGCTAAAAACCACTTGTTGCCAGAAGATGAACACATTAAGCGTCATCTCTTAGCCATGTTGTATGGCTTGTGA
- the LOC111897591 gene encoding lysine-specific demethylase JMJ29 isoform X2 → MATTITKNENVVKVKAEGDGVEEQNEVSKSEAELKEGVQKKRGRKRGRKVNNGNTCNAIKSQEKSYKPRGRPKQAVTMKEEMTTTMFSEEAMVDAETALATPDRVGNDTSEAINSKEGTNENGGNLIKVEPNTCHQCQNNHKRRVVRCQRCTRRRYCVPCIKKWYPNMTEEMFAECCPVCQGNCNSINCLRNVYNKVKEKIDFKPNDDQKVRYSIYILHVLFPFLKHVNEQHMKEIAIESRIQGSSISEVQLKKVECSLDKQMHCDCCKTSIFDLHRSCPSCHYNLCLQCCWELRDGNPQGNNEEVIIEHKDPGPEYLHGIPKGFRKAWKKTCYVEKAASDPAPKEKQTHDWNSLVDGRILCPPKSMGGCGRGILELMHIKPLDTVSKLLEKAQELLKTHKLEEDMRDMPEKWCTCSSDAGDQQLRKAASREDSSDNYLYCPRAIDIQHGDLKHFQWHWSKGEPVIVSNVLETTLGLSWEPMVMWRAFRWASNSKENKLSDEAAINCLDWCEVDVNLQKFFTWYTDGIYDTEGWPQILKLKDWPPSNSFEERFPRHGVEFISCLPFKEYTHPRDGYLNLAVKLPEKSCKPDMGPKTYIAYGVHQELGRGDSVTKLHCHKSDVVNVLTHTATVTLDSEHCKRINVLKKLHKAQDQKELYVDNMKDATSKQVVGLKKQEGDKTTRKQSDQYLLKEESCEGVEFNIDKKDMKRKDSMKRVEGPDGNKRKKKKGRKQVVSSDSEEVDKQDDISGSCVDGFDLGDGGALWDIFRREDTPKLQEYLKKHFTEFRHAFCLPLQQVIHPIHDQTFYLTMEHKRKLKEEFGIEPWSFVQKLGDAVFIPAGCAHQVRNLKLYIRFSVTLNKVKVSLCLIFLPLGLDITDFLKLLIQDFLPTHHHACVFLSLSSFVTHF, encoded by the exons ATGGCGACAACGATTACGAAGAACGAGAATGTTGTTAAGGTTAAAGCCGAAGGTGACGGAGTTGAAGAACAAAATGAGGTTTCTAAATCTGAAGCAGAGCTGAAGGAGGGTGTTCAGAAGAAGAGAGGTAGGAAAAGAGGTCGGAAAGTGAACAATGGGAACACTTGTAATGCTATTAAATCTCAAGAGAAGAGTTATAAACCGCGTGGTCGTCCGAAACAGGCTGTTACTATGAAGGAAGAAATGACGACGACGATGTTCTCAGAAGAAGCTATGGTTGATGCTGAAACTGCTCTTGCTACTCCTGATCGAGTGGGAAACGACACCAGCGAAGCAATAAACAGCAAAGAGGGCACAAACGAGAATGGA GGAAACCTAATTAAAGTAGAGCCAAACACGTGCCATCAATGCCAAAATAACCATAAGCGAAGAGTTGTTCGGTGCCAGCGATGCACTAGAAGGCGTTACTGTGTGCCTTGCATTAAAAAATG GTACCCTAACATGACAGAGGAAATGTTTGCTGAGTGTTGCCCTGTTTGCCAAGGCAACTGCAACTCTATAAATTGCTTGCGAAATGTGTACAATAAA GTCAAAGAGAAGATTGATTTCAAACCTAATGATGATCAGAAAGTTCGATATTCTATTTACATCCTACATGTGCTTTTTCCGTTCTTGAAGCATGTAAATGAGCAGCACATGAAAGAGATAGCAATAGAGTCTAGAATTCAAG GATCTTCTATATCAGAGGTACAGTTGAAGAAGGTAGAGTGCAGCTTGGATAAGCAAATGCACTG TGACTGCTGTAAAACATCAATTTTTGACTTGCATAGAAGCTGCCCTTCTTGTCATTATAACCTTTGCCTTCAATGTTGCTGGGAGTTGCGAGATGGCAACCCTCAAGGAAACAATGAAGAAGTTATCATTGAACATAAAGATCCAGGGCCTGAGTACTTACATGGCATCCCTAAGGGATTCAGGAAAGCATGGAAAAAGACATGTTATGTTGAGAAGGCTGCTTCAGATCCTGCACCAAAGGAAAAGCAAACTCATGACTGGAATTCTTTGGTTGATGGCAGAATTCTCTGCCCTCCAAAAAGTATGGGTGGTTGTGGTCGTGGAATTTTAGAGTTGATGCACATAAAGCCACTTGATACTGTTTCAAAATTGCTGGAGAAAGCACAAGAGCTCTTAAAGACGCACAAACTGGAGGAAGATATGAGGGATATGCCTGAGAAATGGTGCACATGTTCTTCAGATGCTGGTGATCAGCAGTTACGAAAAGCTGCATCTCGTGAAGATTCCAGTGACAATTACTTGTATTGCCCACGTGCTATTGACATTCAACATGGAGATTTGAAGCATTTTCAGTGGCATTGGTCAAAAGGGGAGCCAGTAATAGTGAGTAATGTTCTAGAAACAACACTTGGGTTGAGCTGGGAACCCATGGTCATGTGGCGTGCTTTTCGCTGGGCTTCAAATTCCAAAGAAAACAAGCTCTCAGATGAGGCTGCTATTAACTGTTTGGATTGGTGTGAG GTTGATGTTAATCTTCAAAAGTTTTTTACTTGGTATACGGACGGTATATATGACACTGAAGGGTGGCCTCAGATCCTAAAGCTGAAAGACTGGCCTCCATCAAATTCATTTGAAGAACGGTTCCCACGTCATGGTGTTGAGTTTATCTCTTGCTTACCCTTTAAAGAGTACACACATCCACGTGATGGATACCTTAATCTTGCAGTGAAGCTGCCTGAAAAATCTTGTAAGCCAGACATGGGTCCTAAAACATATATAGCTTATGGTGTTCATCAAGAATTGGGACGTGGGGACTCTGTAACTAAACTTCATTGTCACAAGTCTGATGTG GTGAATGTGCTGACTCATACTGCAACTGTGACCCTCGACTCTGAACATTGTAAAAggataaatgtattgaaaaagcTGCACAAGGCTCAGGATCAGAAGGAACTTTATGTTGATAACATGAAAGATGCTACTTCCAAGCAAGTTGTTGGGTTGAAGAAACAAGAAGGGGATAAAACTACTCGTAAGCAATCAGACCAATATTTATTGAAGGAGGAAAGTTGTGAAGGTGTTGAGTTTAACATTGATAAAAAGGATATGAAGAGAAAAGATTCAATGAAAAGAGTTGAGGGACCAGATGGAAATAAACGAAAGAAAAAGAAGGGCAGGAAACAAGTGGTATCTTCTGATAGTGAAGAAGTTGATAAGCAGGATGATATTTCAGGTAGTTGTGTGGATGGATTTGATTTGGGAGATGGAGGTGCTCTGTGGGACATATTTAGGAGGGAAGATACTCCTAAACTCCAGGAATATCTCAAAAAACACTTTACAGAGTTTAGACATGCCTTTTGTCTTCCACTGCAGCAG GTTATCCACCCAATTCATGATCAAACATTTTACTTAACCATGGAACATAAACGGAAGCTCAAGGAAGAGTTTG GAATTGAACCATGGAGCTTTGTCCAAAAGCTTGGAGATGCTGTCTTTATACCTGCTGGATGTGCCCATCAAGTTAGAAATTTAAAG TTATATATACGGTTTTCTGTTACTCTAAACAAGGTAAAGGTAAGTTTATGTCTAATTTTCTTACCTTTAGGGTTAGACATTACTGATTTTTTGAAATTACTCATCCAAGATTTCCTTCCTACACACCATCATGCCtgtgtgttcttgagccttagCTCGTTTGTAACACACTTTTAG